A genomic window from Silene latifolia isolate original U9 population chromosome Y, ASM4854445v1, whole genome shotgun sequence includes:
- the LOC141633332 gene encoding uncharacterized protein LOC141633332 isoform X3: MWVWVVVIEEGRRCDSGVSVMAADILWVEWWVVTIMGGGWCCVGDEKVAWQVNDEIEANIQITRQIESKIVKCEEIEATLAARESEVMKLVYFSMFELRGLIAVTGSVTLVLMVVQQLGLCV, from the exons ATGTGGGTGTGGGTGGTGGTGATAGAGGAGGGAAGGAGATGCGACAGTGGTGTGTCAGTGATGGCAGCCGATATTTTGTGGGTGGAATGGTGGGTGGTGACTATTATGGGTGGCGGCTGGTGTTGTGTTGGGGATGAGAAGGTGGCGTGGCAG GTTAATGATGAAATTGAAGCGAATATTCAAATTACAAGGCAAATTGAGTCCAAAATTGTTAAGTGTGAAGAAATTGAGGCCACGCTTGCTGCTCGAGAGTCGGAGGTAATGAAGCTGGTGTATTTCTCAATGTTTGAACTGCGCGGTTTGATCGCCGTCACTG GTTCAGTGACTTTGGTGTTGATGGTGGTCCAACAGCTAGGGCTCTGCGTCTAA
- the LOC141633332 gene encoding uncharacterized protein LOC141633332 isoform X2, whose protein sequence is MNLCSSLNLVFFFVLDFFLSSPGGHFETLKPEDVNPHVTFHHGIPSATTTLAYVPVQKILALSTRHRQVKLLGKDNTQALLESDDEQPSKFLQVWNIERKILCHVHKSNEEITSFAVLRQFIFVGESTGTVTIWKINQESFTSKR, encoded by the exons ATGAATCTATGCAGTTCCCTTAACCTAGTATTTTTCTTTGTGTTGGACTTTTTTTTGTCTAGCCCGGGGGGTCACTTCGAGACTCTGAAACCTGAAGATGTCAATCCTCATGTCACTTTTCATCATGGAATTCCATCTGCTACTACTACGTTAGCTTATGTTCCCGTTCAGAAGATACTTGCTCTGTCAACCAG GCATAGGCAAGTCAAGCTGCTCGGTAAAGATAACACACAAGCGTTATTGGAGTCTGATGATGAGCAACCTAGCAAGTTCTTACAG GTTTGGAACATCGAAAGAAAGATCTTGTGTCACGTTCATAAATCCAATGAAGAGATCACATCTTTTGCTGTACTGCGACAGTTCAT ATTTGTTGGAGAATCTACTGGTACTGTAACTATATGGAAGATTAATCAAGAATCGTTCACATCGAAAAGATGA
- the LOC141633332 gene encoding uncharacterized protein LOC141633332 isoform X1, whose product MNLCSSLNLVFFFVLDFFLSSPGGHFETLKPEDVNPHVTFHHGIPSATTTLAYVPVQKILALSTRHRQVKLLGKDNTQALLESDDEQPSKFLQFVPNPVYFSMSRSKIELRFGTSKERSCVTFINPMKRSHLLLYCDSSYLLENLLVL is encoded by the exons ATGAATCTATGCAGTTCCCTTAACCTAGTATTTTTCTTTGTGTTGGACTTTTTTTTGTCTAGCCCGGGGGGTCACTTCGAGACTCTGAAACCTGAAGATGTCAATCCTCATGTCACTTTTCATCATGGAATTCCATCTGCTACTACTACGTTAGCTTATGTTCCCGTTCAGAAGATACTTGCTCTGTCAACCAG GCATAGGCAAGTCAAGCTGCTCGGTAAAGATAACACACAAGCGTTATTGGAGTCTGATGATGAGCAACCTAGCAAGTTCTTACAG TTCGTTCCCAACCCCGTGTACTTTTCAATGTCACGTTCGAAGATAGAATTGAG GTTTGGAACATCGAAAGAAAGATCTTGTGTCACGTTCATAAATCCAATGAAGAGATCACATCTTTTGCTGTACTGCGACAGTTCAT ATTTGTTGGAGAATCTACTGGTACTGTAA